One region of Nitrospirota bacterium genomic DNA includes:
- the mtaB gene encoding tRNA (N(6)-L-threonylcarbamoyladenosine(37)-C(2))-methylthiotransferase MtaB — protein sequence MKVSLLTLGCKVNQAEAAQWEGALRSRGHAIVGLGDAPDVCVVNTCTVTGKSDYQSRQLIRRAGRTGARVLVTGCYAELNAERARGLGGVEHVVRNAEKDSIISYIDEQAHETHHLLGAARTRAFLKVQDGCDRRCSYCLVWRARGRPRSVEPEAVARMVRRAVAEGAQEVVLTGIHLGLYGVDLTPAKPLSALVRKVLSDTAVKRVRLSSLEVGEVDQSLLELFEDERLLRHLHIPLQSGHDGVLRRMNRHYSAEAFRRRVQGISERYPGMALGTDVIAGFPGETDQAFLNTYNLLESLPFTYVHVFPYSPRPGTPAVGMPGAVSGPLKKKRAARLRSLALEKKKAFMKRQVGRILEVLVEEELPDGLVQGTSRNYLKVRLPGEGRLKGSLVPVRIGALEDEALWGEPVAAP from the coding sequence ATGAAGGTTTCCCTCCTTACCCTCGGATGCAAGGTGAACCAGGCCGAGGCTGCCCAGTGGGAGGGCGCCCTGAGAAGCAGGGGCCATGCCATCGTGGGCCTCGGGGACGCCCCGGATGTCTGCGTCGTCAATACCTGCACGGTGACCGGCAAGAGCGACTACCAGTCGCGGCAGCTCATTCGCCGGGCCGGGCGAACGGGGGCCCGGGTGTTGGTCACGGGCTGCTACGCGGAGCTCAATGCCGAGCGTGCGCGCGGGTTGGGCGGGGTGGAGCACGTCGTTCGGAACGCAGAAAAAGATTCCATAATCAGCTACATAGACGAGCAAGCTCATGAAACGCATCATCTTTTGGGGGCAGCGCGCACGAGGGCTTTCCTCAAGGTGCAGGACGGCTGCGACAGGCGGTGCAGCTATTGCCTGGTCTGGAGGGCCCGGGGCAGGCCCCGCAGCGTCGAGCCCGAGGCGGTGGCGCGGATGGTTCGGCGGGCCGTGGCCGAGGGGGCGCAGGAGGTCGTCCTTACGGGCATCCATCTGGGTCTTTACGGCGTGGACCTCACGCCCGCGAAGCCCCTGAGCGCCCTGGTGCGAAAGGTCCTGAGCGATACGGCCGTCAAGCGAGTCCGTTTGAGCTCCCTGGAGGTGGGCGAGGTCGACCAGTCCCTGCTTGAGCTCTTCGAGGACGAGCGCCTTCTCCGCCATCTTCACATTCCTCTTCAAAGCGGGCACGACGGCGTTCTCAGAAGGATGAATCGGCATTACAGTGCGGAGGCGTTTCGTCGGAGGGTGCAGGGCATCTCGGAGCGCTACCCGGGGATGGCCTTGGGCACCGACGTCATCGCGGGCTTCCCCGGGGAAACGGACCAGGCCTTCCTCAACACATACAATCTTCTTGAGAGCCTGCCGTTTACCTATGTGCACGTATTCCCGTACTCGCCCAGGCCCGGCACGCCCGCGGTCGGAATGCCGGGTGCAGTAAGCGGGCCCTTGAAGAAGAAGCGTGCGGCGCGCCTCAGAAGCCTTGCCCTTGAAAAGAAGAAGGCTTTCATGAAGAGGCAGGTGGGCCGCATACTCGAGGTCCTCGTGGAGGAGGAACTGCCCGACGGCCTTGTGCAGGGCACGAGCAGGAATTATCTGAAAGTCCGCCTGCCCGGAGAGGGTCGTCTCAAGGGAAGCCTTGTCCCCGTTAGGATTGGCGCCCTCGAGGACGAAGCCCTGTGGGGAGAGCCCGTTGCTGCGCCGTAA